In Dermacentor andersoni chromosome 4, qqDerAnde1_hic_scaffold, whole genome shotgun sequence, the following proteins share a genomic window:
- the LOC126536018 gene encoding soma ferritin codes for MAATQPRQNYHVECEARINKQINMELYASYVYTSMAYYFDRDDVALPGFHKFFKKSSEEEREHAEKLMKYQNMRGGRVVLQPIQKPAQDEWGAGLDAMQAALELEKTVNQSLLDLHKLATDHNDAQLCDFLESEYLAEQVKAIKELSDYVTNLKRVGPGLGEYMFDKETLSD; via the exons ATGGCCGCTACTCAGCCCCGTCAGAACTACCATGTCGAATGCGAAGCCCGCATCAACAAGCAGATCAACATGGAACTCTACGCGAGCTACGTCTACACATCAATG GCCTACTACTTTGACCGCGATGATGTGGCACTGCCGGGATTCCACAAGTTCTTCAAGAAAAGCAGCGAGGAGGAGCGTGAGCATGCCGAGAAGCTGATGAAGTATCAGAATATGCGTGGAGGGCGTGTGGTGCTGCAGCCAATCCAGAAGCCAGCACAGGACGAATGGGGTGCAGGCTTGGATGCCATGCAGGCTGCGCTGGAGCTGGAGAAGACTGTTAACCAGTCACTGCTTGACCTGCACAAGCTGGCGACTGATCACAATGATGCTCAG CTGTGCGACTTCCTGGAAAGCGAGTACCTGGCAGAGCAGGTGAAGGCCATCAAGGAGCTGTCTGATTATGTGACCAACTTGAAGCGTGTTGGCCCTGGCCTCGGAGAGTACATGTTTGACAAGGAGACCCTGTCAGACTAG